A genomic region of Enterobacter hormaechei ATCC 49162 contains the following coding sequences:
- the pyrG gene encoding glutamine hydrolyzing CTP synthase: MTTNYIFVTGGVVSSLGKGIAAASLAAILEARGLNVTMMKLDPYINVDPGTMSPTQHGEVFVTEDGAETDLDLGHYERFIRTKMTRRNNFTTGRIYSDVLRKERRGDYLGATVQVIPHITNAIKERVLAGGEGHDVVLVEIGGTVGDIESLPFLEAIRQLAVDIGREHALFMHLTLVPYMAAAGEVKTKPTQHSVKELLSIGIQPDILVCRSDRAIPANERAKIALFCNVPEKAVISMKDVDSIYKIPGLLKSQGLDDYICKRFSLNCPEANLSEWEQVIYEEANPGGEVTIGMVGKYIELPDAYKSVIEALKHGGLKNRVSVNIKLIDSQDVETRGVEILKDLDAILIPGGFGYRGVEGKIATARYARENNIPYLGICLGMQVALIEFARNVAGMENANSTEFVPDCKYPVVALITEWRDEDGNVEVRTEKSDLGGTMRLGAQACQLSDDSVVRKLYGEPVITERHRHRYEVNNMLLKQIEAAGLRVAGRSGDDQLVEIIEVPNHPWFVACQFHPEFTSTPRDGHPLFAGFVKAASEYQKRQAK, encoded by the coding sequence ATGACAACGAACTATATTTTTGTGACCGGCGGGGTCGTATCCTCTCTGGGTAAAGGCATTGCCGCAGCCTCCCTCGCAGCCATTCTTGAAGCCCGTGGCCTCAATGTGACCATGATGAAACTGGATCCGTACATCAACGTCGATCCTGGCACCATGAGCCCAACCCAACACGGGGAAGTGTTCGTTACTGAAGACGGCGCTGAAACCGATCTGGATCTTGGCCACTACGAGCGTTTCATTCGTACCAAAATGACCCGTCGTAACAACTTTACGACTGGCCGCATCTACTCTGACGTTCTGCGTAAAGAGCGCCGCGGTGACTATCTGGGCGCGACCGTGCAGGTTATCCCACACATCACTAACGCTATCAAAGAGCGTGTCCTTGCCGGTGGCGAAGGGCATGACGTTGTGCTGGTTGAAATCGGCGGTACCGTAGGGGATATCGAATCCCTGCCGTTCCTCGAAGCGATTCGTCAGCTGGCGGTAGATATTGGTCGTGAGCACGCGCTGTTCATGCACCTGACGCTGGTGCCTTACATGGCAGCCGCGGGTGAAGTGAAAACCAAACCGACTCAGCACTCTGTTAAAGAGCTGCTCTCTATCGGTATTCAGCCAGACATCCTGGTTTGCCGTTCCGATCGCGCCATTCCGGCGAACGAACGTGCGAAAATTGCATTGTTCTGTAACGTGCCTGAAAAAGCCGTTATTTCAATGAAAGATGTCGATTCCATTTATAAAATCCCGGGCCTGTTGAAATCACAGGGTCTGGACGATTATATTTGTAAACGATTCAGCTTGAACTGTCCGGAAGCTAACCTGTCTGAATGGGAACAGGTGATCTACGAAGAAGCCAATCCGGGCGGCGAGGTGACTATCGGTATGGTCGGCAAGTACATCGAACTGCCGGATGCCTATAAGTCAGTTATCGAAGCGCTGAAACACGGTGGTCTGAAGAATCGCGTCTCCGTCAACATCAAGCTGATTGATTCGCAGGATGTTGAAACGCGCGGCGTCGAAATTCTCAAAGATCTGGATGCGATTCTCATTCCTGGCGGCTTCGGCTACCGTGGTGTTGAAGGCAAGATCGCCACTGCACGCTATGCGCGTGAAAACAATATTCCATACCTCGGCATCTGCCTGGGTATGCAGGTTGCGCTGATTGAATTTGCGCGCAACGTAGCGGGAATGGAAAACGCGAACTCTACGGAATTTGTGCCAGACTGTAAGTACCCTGTCGTGGCGCTGATTACGGAATGGCGCGACGAAGACGGTAACGTCGAAGTCCGTACCGAGAAGAGCGATCTGGGTGGCACCATGCGTCTTGGCGCACAGGCCTGCCAGCTGTCCGACGATAGCGTGGTTCGCAAGCTGTACGGCGAGCCGGTCATTACCGAGCGCCATCGTCACCGCTATGAAGTCAACAACATGTTGTTGAAACAAATTGAAGCTGCGGGTCTGCGTGTTGCGGGCCGTTCTGGGGATGATCAGTTAGTCGAGATCATCGAAGTGCCTAACCATCCGTGGTTCGTGGCCTGCCAATTCCACCCGGAATTTACTTCAACGCCGCGTGACGGACATCCGCTGTTTGCAGGCTTCGTGAAAGCCGCCAGCGAGTACCAGAAGCGTCAGGCGAAGTAA
- the eno gene encoding phosphopyruvate hydratase has protein sequence MSKIVKVIGREIIDSRGNPTVEAEVHLEGGFVGMAAAPSGASTGSREALELRDGDKSRFMGKGVLKAVGAVNGPIAQAIVGKDAKDQAGIDKIMIDLDGTENKSNFGANAILAVSLANAKAAAAAKGMPLFEHIAELNGTPGKYSMPVPMMNIINGGEHADNNVDIQEFMIQPVGAKTLKEAVRMGSEVFHNLAKVLKAKGMNTAVGDEGGYAPNLGSNAEALAVIAEAVKAAGYELGKDITLAMDCAASEFYKDGKYVLAGEGNKAFTSEEFTHFLEDLTKQYPIVSIEDGLDESDWDGFAYQTKVLGDKIQLVGDDLFVTNTKILKEGIEKGIVNSILIKFNQIGSLTETLAAIKMAKDAGYTAVISHRSGETEDATIADLAVGTAAGQIKTGSMSRSDRVAKYNQLIRIEEALGEKAPYNGRKEIKGQA, from the coding sequence ATGTCCAAAATCGTTAAAGTCATCGGTCGTGAAATCATCGACTCCCGTGGTAACCCGACCGTTGAAGCTGAAGTTCATCTGGAAGGTGGTTTCGTCGGTATGGCAGCGGCTCCATCAGGTGCTTCTACGGGTTCCCGCGAAGCGCTGGAACTGCGTGATGGCGACAAATCCCGTTTCATGGGCAAAGGCGTACTGAAAGCGGTTGGCGCTGTGAACGGTCCTATTGCTCAGGCTATCGTTGGCAAAGATGCTAAAGATCAGGCTGGCATCGACAAGATCATGATCGATCTGGACGGTACTGAAAACAAATCTAACTTCGGTGCGAACGCAATCCTGGCGGTTTCCCTGGCGAACGCCAAAGCAGCAGCGGCTGCTAAAGGTATGCCACTGTTCGAGCACATCGCTGAACTGAACGGCACCCCAGGCAAATACTCCATGCCTGTACCAATGATGAACATCATCAACGGTGGTGAGCACGCAGACAACAACGTTGATATTCAGGAATTCATGATTCAGCCAGTTGGCGCGAAAACCCTGAAAGAAGCGGTTCGTATGGGTTCTGAAGTGTTCCACAACCTGGCTAAAGTTCTGAAAGCTAAAGGTATGAACACCGCTGTTGGTGACGAAGGTGGCTACGCGCCAAACCTGGGTTCTAACGCAGAAGCACTGGCTGTTATCGCTGAAGCGGTTAAAGCAGCAGGCTACGAGCTGGGCAAAGACATCACCCTGGCGATGGACTGTGCAGCATCTGAATTCTACAAAGACGGTAAATACGTTCTGGCTGGCGAAGGCAACAAAGCGTTCACCTCTGAAGAGTTCACCCACTTCCTGGAAGACCTGACCAAACAGTACCCAATCGTTTCTATCGAAGACGGTCTGGACGAGTCTGACTGGGATGGTTTCGCATACCAGACCAAAGTACTGGGCGACAAAATCCAGCTGGTTGGTGACGATCTGTTCGTAACCAACACCAAGATCCTGAAAGAAGGCATCGAGAAAGGCATCGTTAACTCCATCCTGATCAAATTCAACCAGATCGGTTCTCTGACCGAAACGCTGGCTGCGATCAAAATGGCGAAAGACGCTGGCTACACCGCTGTTATCTCTCACCGTTCTGGCGAAACTGAAGACGCTACCATCGCTGACCTGGCGGTGGGTACTGCTGCTGGCCAGATCAAAACCGGTTCTATGAGCCGTTCTGACCGTGTTGCTAAATACAACCAGCTGATTCGTATCGAAGAAGCGCTGGGTGAAAAAGCACCATACAATGGTCGTAAAGAGATCAAAGGCCAGGCATAA
- a CDS encoding MurR/RpiR family transcriptional regulator — translation MSDHENLLLKLRQEASGYSPTQQKLGEFVLNDPGRVLYLTITELARESHTSEASVTRLCRTLGCKGYNEFKMALALDIQQGLPERQAGDAIDNVVDESVQALQDTAKLLDRAQLEQATLALHQAQSVQIYGVAASAILGEYLHYKLLRLGKPAQLFSDMHRAAMNATTLSKETLVVAISSSGSTRDLLHVVKLARKRGVKVLALSNTPRSPLASLSDLQLVAAKPEGPLSAGALNAKVGVMLLVELLTTSLIAIDSHYGDVSQQTASATLPLLL, via the coding sequence ATGTCGGACCATGAAAACCTGCTGCTGAAGCTACGCCAGGAGGCTTCCGGGTACAGCCCAACGCAACAAAAACTGGGGGAGTTTGTCCTCAACGATCCTGGCAGGGTGCTCTACCTGACGATCACCGAGCTGGCGCGTGAAAGCCACACCAGCGAGGCCAGCGTCACACGCCTTTGCCGCACGCTGGGCTGTAAGGGATATAACGAATTTAAAATGGCGCTTGCGCTGGATATTCAGCAGGGTTTGCCAGAGCGTCAGGCAGGAGATGCGATAGATAACGTGGTGGATGAGTCTGTCCAGGCGCTGCAAGATACCGCTAAACTCCTCGACCGCGCCCAGCTTGAACAGGCGACACTGGCCCTGCATCAGGCGCAGTCAGTGCAAATTTACGGGGTGGCGGCCAGCGCGATTCTGGGGGAGTATTTGCATTACAAGCTGCTGCGACTCGGCAAACCTGCACAGCTATTTAGCGATATGCATCGTGCCGCCATGAATGCGACGACGCTCTCGAAAGAGACGCTGGTCGTGGCTATCTCAAGCTCTGGCTCGACACGGGATCTGCTTCACGTGGTGAAACTCGCCCGCAAGCGCGGCGTTAAGGTACTGGCGCTCAGCAATACGCCACGCAGCCCGCTGGCCTCCCTGAGCGATTTACAGCTGGTTGCAGCCAAGCCCGAGGGACCGCTGAGCGCGGGTGCGCTCAATGCCAAGGTTGGCGTGATGCTGCTGGTTGAACTGCTAACCACTTCCCTTATTGCAATAGACAGCCATTACGGTGACGTCAGCCAGCAAACGGCAAGCGCCACGCTGCCGCTTCTGCTTTAG
- a CDS encoding maltose/glucose-specific PTS transporter subunit IIC, producing the protein MMQMFSGASSGGWFEKAQRFGKSFMLPIAILPAAGLLLGIGGALSNPNTLTAYPFLNVGWLQAIFTIMSSAGSIVFANLSVLFAVGVAVGLAKNDKGTAGLAALLAYLVMNATINALLILTGKLAHENPGAVGQGMTLGIQTLETGVFGGVVIGLVTCALHHRFNKIALPQFLGFFGGSRFVPIISSLAAILVGALMTVVWPHFQKLIFGLGGLVDATGYLGTLLYGFILRMLGPFGLHHIFYLPFWTTALGGSEIVNGHLVEGTQRIFFAQLADPNTQHFYEGTSRFMSGRFITMMFGLLGACLAMYHTARPENKKRVAGLLLSAALTSFLTGITEPVEFSFLFIAPVLYVIHALFDGLAFMLAHILNITIGQTFSGGFIDFVLFGILQGEAKTHWMFVPLVGVPWFFLYYCTFRYLIKRFDFATPGREKEAVADEATLAQSERAAAVIAGLGGKDNLDDVDCCATRLRVTVKDGSKVNESALKATGARGVIVRGNGVQVIYGPHVTIIKNEVEEILS; encoded by the coding sequence ATGATGCAAATGTTCAGCGGAGCGTCTTCCGGCGGATGGTTTGAAAAAGCCCAGCGCTTTGGCAAATCCTTTATGTTACCCATCGCCATACTGCCCGCAGCAGGTCTGTTGCTGGGGATCGGCGGGGCACTATCGAATCCGAATACGCTTACCGCGTATCCATTTTTAAATGTTGGCTGGTTACAGGCCATCTTTACCATCATGAGCAGTGCAGGCTCGATTGTGTTTGCAAACCTGTCGGTACTGTTTGCCGTTGGGGTCGCCGTTGGGCTGGCAAAAAATGATAAAGGCACGGCAGGGCTGGCGGCGTTACTCGCTTATCTGGTGATGAATGCCACTATCAATGCGCTACTGATCCTGACCGGAAAGCTGGCGCATGAGAACCCGGGCGCTGTCGGGCAGGGCATGACGCTGGGTATTCAGACGCTTGAAACGGGCGTGTTTGGTGGAGTCGTTATTGGGCTGGTGACCTGCGCACTGCATCATCGGTTTAATAAAATTGCGCTGCCACAATTCCTGGGCTTCTTTGGCGGTTCACGCTTTGTTCCCATTATCAGCTCGCTGGCGGCGATACTTGTCGGCGCGCTGATGACCGTAGTCTGGCCGCATTTTCAGAAGCTGATTTTTGGCCTGGGCGGGCTGGTGGATGCCACAGGCTATCTGGGTACGTTGCTGTACGGCTTCATCCTGCGCATGCTTGGCCCGTTTGGTCTGCACCACATCTTCTATCTTCCGTTCTGGACCACCGCGCTTGGCGGCAGTGAAATTGTCAACGGTCACCTGGTTGAGGGCACGCAGCGGATCTTCTTCGCCCAGCTCGCCGACCCGAACACGCAGCATTTCTATGAGGGCACGTCACGCTTCATGTCCGGGCGCTTTATTACGATGATGTTTGGCCTGCTGGGCGCCTGCCTTGCGATGTACCACACGGCCAGGCCGGAGAACAAGAAGCGCGTCGCCGGGCTGCTGCTTTCTGCGGCGTTAACCTCTTTCCTGACCGGCATTACTGAGCCTGTCGAGTTCTCATTCCTGTTTATTGCCCCGGTGCTGTACGTCATTCATGCGCTGTTTGACGGGCTGGCGTTCATGCTCGCGCACATTCTGAACATCACCATCGGACAAACCTTCTCCGGCGGGTTTATTGATTTCGTGCTGTTCGGCATTTTGCAGGGGGAGGCGAAAACTCACTGGATGTTCGTCCCGCTGGTGGGCGTACCGTGGTTCTTCCTTTACTACTGTACTTTCCGCTATCTGATTAAACGTTTTGATTTTGCCACGCCGGGCCGTGAAAAGGAGGCGGTGGCTGACGAGGCTACCCTGGCGCAAAGCGAGCGCGCCGCGGCGGTGATCGCCGGGCTGGGAGGAAAAGACAATCTGGATGACGTTGACTGCTGCGCCACGCGCCTTCGCGTCACGGTGAAAGACGGTAGCAAAGTCAATGAATCTGCACTGAAAGCGACCGGTGCGCGCGGCGTTATCGTCCGCGGCAACGGTGTCCAGGTCATCTATGGCCCGCACGTCACCATTATCAAAAACGAAGTGGAAGAGATCTTATCGTAA
- a CDS encoding N-acetylmannosamine-6-phosphate 2-epimerase, producing MKTVLDNLKGKLVVSCQALENEPLHSPFIMSRMALAAAQGGAAAIRANSVVDIEAIKGQVSLPVIGIIKRDYPDSEVFITATLKEVDELMAVAPDIVALDATARKRPGGGSLATLIAQIRARYPSLLLMADIATVQEAVTAQALGFDCVGTTLYGYTAETAGHSLPENDCAFLKEVLSAVTIPVIAEGNVDTPERAARCLALGAHTVVVGGAITRPQQITQRFMAAIGAQSTDGA from the coding sequence ATGAAAACTGTACTGGATAACCTGAAAGGAAAACTGGTTGTCTCCTGCCAGGCGCTGGAAAACGAACCGCTGCACAGCCCGTTTATTATGTCGCGAATGGCGCTGGCGGCGGCCCAGGGCGGTGCCGCCGCGATCCGCGCCAATAGCGTGGTGGATATCGAGGCCATCAAAGGGCAGGTCTCACTGCCGGTAATCGGCATCATCAAACGGGACTACCCGGATAGCGAGGTGTTTATCACCGCGACGCTTAAAGAAGTGGATGAGCTGATGGCGGTCGCCCCGGACATCGTTGCGCTGGATGCGACCGCCCGAAAACGTCCCGGCGGCGGATCGCTGGCAACACTGATCGCGCAGATCCGCGCCCGTTACCCTTCGCTACTGCTGATGGCGGATATTGCCACCGTGCAGGAGGCCGTGACCGCACAGGCGCTGGGGTTTGATTGCGTCGGAACCACGCTTTACGGTTATACAGCGGAGACCGCGGGCCATTCGTTACCGGAAAATGACTGCGCGTTTTTGAAAGAGGTGCTGTCCGCCGTCACGATCCCCGTGATTGCCGAAGGCAACGTGGATACGCCTGAACGCGCGGCAAGGTGTCTGGCGCTGGGGGCGCATACGGTTGTTGTCGGCGGGGCGATCACCCGACCGCAGCAAATTACGCAACGGTTTATGGCGGCAATTGGCGCGCAAAGCACCGATGGAGCATGA
- the queE gene encoding 7-carboxy-7-deazaguanine synthase QueE, with the protein MQYPINEMFQTLQGEGYFTGVPAIFIRLQGCPVGCAWCDTKHTWDKLADREVSLFSILAKTKESDKWGAGSAEDLLAIIGRQGWTARHVVITGGEPCIHDLMPLTELLEKNGYSCQIETSGTHEVRCSHSTWVTVSPKVNMRGGYDVLSQALERADEIKHPVGRVRDIEALDELLATLTDEKQRVIALQPISQKDDATRLCIETCIARNWRLSMQTHKYLNIA; encoded by the coding sequence ATGCAGTACCCGATTAACGAGATGTTCCAGACCCTGCAAGGCGAGGGTTACTTTACCGGCGTTCCCGCTATCTTTATTCGTCTACAGGGATGCCCGGTTGGCTGCGCCTGGTGTGATACAAAACATACGTGGGATAAGCTCGCAGATCGGGAAGTGTCGCTGTTCAGCATTCTGGCGAAAACCAAAGAGAGCGATAAATGGGGCGCGGGCAGCGCGGAAGATCTGCTTGCCATTATTGGTCGTCAGGGCTGGACGGCGCGGCACGTGGTGATCACCGGCGGGGAACCCTGCATTCACGATCTGATGCCGCTCACCGAACTGCTTGAAAAGAACGGCTATAGCTGTCAGATCGAAACCAGCGGTACTCATGAAGTGCGCTGCTCACATTCAACATGGGTAACGGTTTCACCAAAAGTGAATATGCGCGGCGGTTATGACGTGCTGTCGCAGGCGCTTGAGCGTGCTGATGAGATCAAACATCCGGTGGGGCGCGTGCGTGACATCGAAGCGCTGGACGAACTGCTGGCGACGCTGACGGACGAAAAGCAGCGCGTGATCGCCCTACAGCCTATCAGCCAGAAAGACGATGCGACCCGTCTGTGCATTGAAACCTGTATCGCCCGCAACTGGCGCCTGTCGATGCAGACGCACAAATATCTGAACATTGCCTGA
- a CDS encoding MFS transporter gives MSTVSLTGASAYAGNDRLLAGIVMSVLTFWLFAQSVINVVPAMQNSLDIALETLTLAVSLSALFSGCFVVACGGFADKFGRMRLTMIGLILSIIGSGLLFISWEPVLFLLGRAIQGLSAACIMPATLALIKTWYEGKARQRAISFWVIGSWGGSGLSSFVGGAIATTLGWRWIFVLSMVVALAALLLIRATPESRSPDACRHKLDISGLVSFVLMLVLFNLFISKGHSWGWSSSLSLLVLCGAVIALMCFVMTGRRKGDAALIDFALFKNRAYSASVFSNFLLNGCIGTMMIASIWLQQGHHLSPLQTGMMTLGYLVTVLAMIRVGEKLLQRYGARLPMMTGPLLTATGITLISCTFLSKEVYIVTVFLSNILFGLGLGCYATPSTDTAVMNAPENKVGVASGIYKMGSSLGGAMGIAVTASLYALWLPMGTASAAQYALLFNSAICLGSAVVTWALLPKTKAPR, from the coding sequence ATGAGTACCGTTTCCCTGACAGGCGCATCCGCCTACGCCGGTAACGATCGGCTGCTGGCGGGTATCGTCATGAGCGTTCTGACATTCTGGCTGTTTGCCCAGTCGGTTATCAACGTGGTTCCGGCCATGCAGAATAGCCTCGATATTGCCCTCGAAACCCTTACGCTGGCCGTCAGCCTGAGCGCGTTATTCAGCGGCTGCTTTGTCGTTGCCTGCGGTGGGTTTGCCGATAAGTTTGGGCGTATGCGCCTGACCATGATTGGTCTGATCCTGAGCATTATTGGGAGCGGTCTGCTGTTCATTTCATGGGAGCCCGTCCTGTTTCTGTTGGGAAGAGCGATACAGGGGCTATCGGCGGCCTGCATCATGCCCGCTACGCTGGCGCTGATTAAGACCTGGTATGAAGGTAAAGCACGCCAACGCGCAATCAGTTTCTGGGTTATCGGTTCATGGGGTGGAAGTGGCCTTAGCTCGTTTGTAGGAGGCGCCATTGCCACCACGCTGGGCTGGCGCTGGATTTTTGTTTTGTCGATGGTGGTGGCTCTGGCCGCGCTATTGCTTATCCGCGCCACGCCAGAAAGCCGCAGCCCTGATGCGTGTCGGCACAAACTGGATATCAGCGGCCTGGTGAGTTTTGTTCTTATGCTGGTGCTGTTCAATCTGTTTATCAGCAAAGGACACAGCTGGGGCTGGAGCAGTAGCTTATCGCTTCTGGTACTGTGTGGAGCCGTGATTGCACTGATGTGCTTTGTCATGACCGGGCGACGGAAAGGCGATGCGGCGTTGATTGATTTTGCCCTGTTTAAAAACCGGGCCTACAGCGCCTCGGTATTCTCAAATTTCCTGCTCAACGGCTGCATTGGCACCATGATGATCGCCAGCATCTGGTTGCAGCAAGGCCATCATCTGTCACCGCTACAGACCGGCATGATGACCCTGGGGTATCTGGTTACCGTACTGGCGATGATCCGGGTGGGTGAAAAACTGCTTCAGCGCTATGGCGCAAGGCTGCCGATGATGACCGGCCCGCTGCTGACCGCAACAGGAATCACGCTGATTTCATGTACCTTTTTAAGCAAAGAGGTCTACATCGTTACCGTTTTTCTCAGCAATATTTTATTCGGGCTGGGACTCGGATGCTACGCTACCCCGTCAACGGACACGGCGGTAATGAACGCACCTGAAAACAAAGTGGGAGTGGCTTCAGGGATCTATAAGATGGGCAGTTCCCTGGGCGGCGCCATGGGTATCGCGGTCACCGCATCGCTGTACGCGCTATGGCTGCCGATGGGAACGGCCAGTGCCGCGCAGTATGCCTTACTTTTCAACAGTGCGATTTGCCTTGGGTCGGCAGTCGTGACCTGGGCTTTACTGCCAAAAACAAAAGCCCCGCGATAA
- a CDS encoding M20 aminoacylase family protein, with translation MTHPVLEALRGNEAQFTELRRYFHQHPEIGFEEHNTSDRVAALLQEWGYEVHRGLAKTGVVGTLKVGNGDKRLGLRADMDALPMQENNGKAWSSTVEGKFHGCGHDGHTTMLLYAAEYLARTRNFNGTLHLIFQPAEELLYGGRVMLEDGLFDLFPCDHIFGLHNMPSQPVGKIGLRDGAMMASSDTLHIEVNGVGGHGAVPEHTVDATLVACHITLALQSIVSRNITPFQPAVVTVGSIQAGHAPNIINDKVLMKLTVRTLDENVRQTVLQRIHDIAVAQAESFNATATIRHINGSPVLKNNPQANEMVRNVAIDLFGQDAVAEVNAFMGSEDFAFMLEKNPNGCYFTLGAGDEPDRCMVHNPGYDFNDTLLLNGAALWAALTEHYLR, from the coding sequence ATGACACATCCAGTTCTCGAAGCCCTGCGTGGCAACGAAGCACAGTTCACTGAATTACGTCGCTATTTTCATCAGCATCCAGAAATTGGTTTTGAGGAGCACAACACCAGCGATCGCGTTGCGGCGCTGCTCCAGGAATGGGGATATGAGGTCCATCGCGGGCTGGCGAAAACCGGTGTGGTCGGCACGCTGAAGGTGGGTAACGGGGATAAGCGCCTGGGCCTGCGCGCCGATATGGATGCGCTGCCAATGCAGGAAAACAACGGCAAGGCGTGGAGCAGTACCGTCGAGGGTAAATTCCACGGCTGCGGTCATGACGGTCATACCACCATGCTCCTGTACGCTGCGGAATACCTGGCACGCACCCGCAATTTTAACGGCACGCTACACCTGATTTTTCAGCCCGCGGAAGAACTTCTGTATGGCGGACGCGTGATGCTCGAGGACGGTTTGTTTGACCTGTTCCCCTGCGACCACATTTTTGGCCTGCACAATATGCCGTCACAACCCGTCGGAAAAATTGGTCTGCGCGATGGCGCCATGATGGCCTCTTCCGACACTCTTCATATCGAGGTTAACGGCGTGGGGGGGCACGGTGCGGTGCCAGAACATACCGTTGACGCCACCCTGGTTGCCTGCCATATCACTCTCGCTTTGCAGTCCATTGTTTCGCGCAATATCACCCCTTTTCAGCCTGCCGTCGTTACCGTAGGCAGCATTCAGGCTGGACATGCCCCCAACATTATCAACGACAAAGTATTGATGAAACTTACCGTGCGCACGCTGGATGAAAACGTGCGGCAAACCGTGCTACAGCGCATCCATGATATCGCCGTTGCACAGGCGGAAAGCTTCAATGCGACGGCCACCATCCGTCACATTAACGGCAGCCCGGTGCTGAAAAACAATCCGCAAGCCAATGAGATGGTGCGCAACGTCGCCATCGATCTGTTCGGTCAGGATGCCGTGGCGGAGGTGAATGCGTTTATGGGCAGCGAAGACTTTGCTTTCATGCTCGAGAAAAACCCAAATGGATGCTATTTCACCCTTGGCGCCGGCGATGAGCCTGACCGCTGCATGGTACATAACCCGGGTTACGACTTTAACGACACTCTTCTCCTCAACGGCGCGGCGCTGTGGGCCGCACTGACCGAACACTATCTGCGCTGA